The Aedes albopictus strain Foshan chromosome 2, AalbF5, whole genome shotgun sequence region ACTATGGACATAAAATCAAACTATTCGATCGTGATTCTTCCATAGGGATCCAATAATTAGCAACTCGAAGTTACCTCTTGAAAATCGCAATACAAGGGGGCAAATCTTCAAGCTCGCGGTatacgatctttatcctattcagttcaagttgggacaaaccgaCACTCAAAAGTCATGTCATgtcaaaacatgtcatttttcaggcccatatctccaccaatttgtgttcgatttcaaaaccctagatctcattcgaaagataataagtcgaAGAAACTTTCAACATGATTCgaatgaaactttttgaaaaatgtttgtatgtaaacctTACcctaagttgccaaattttctaaaaaaggaatataaacttacggcagtgtcgctataTAGCTGCACAAGTAAAAGGTTTTTTTGGAGCATTCTATTACAGGCTTGTTGGTTAAATTAAGCATCATCTTCCTTGGGTTTGGATAATATCTCATGGTGTGTACAATTTAGGATAATCAGGAAACTGATGGAAAATGATCAAACAAATTGCTATTTGAACCATGCGATACAAATTAGTGGTGCCTGGAAGCATGATAGGTTGCTTTACCCTTTGGAGCTAGATTGCccgtaattatgcatcaaaaatttcgGTCGTtaatagaagttcatgactttcgatATACATATTTTGTAAATTAGTGTTGTTGTTGAAAACGCAAAAACTTAAGATTTTGTGATAAAAGCCTTTTTTGAACGCGGATAAGATCTCGAGTAATAACACTATCGGAACTATTCCACGGAGCTTATGAAACAAAGAACACAataagaataaaacaaaacacaccTCATAACAGAAAACAACTTTATTCGGTAATTACTCCTCCCCCTCCGCCATCAGTCCATTTTCTTTTCCTCCTTGTTGTACGCCTTCCGATAGAAGTTCCAAAACAGGAACAGGAATATCGTTACGTTGATTACGAAGAAGAACGTCAGCGATCGGGGCACGCTGCACTGGAAGCTGATGATGAGAAACAGATAGACCAGCATGATGCCGAACTGCGTCAACTGGATCGTCGTCATGTACTTCTTCCACCAGAGGTACTTGTGGTAGCGGGGTCCCATGGCCGCTATCAGATAGTACGTGTACATGATGATGTGCACGAACGAGTTGAGGATTCCGAGAAAAGCTCCTTGGACGCCTGCGGATTTGGACAAAAACGTTCCATTAATTTGGTTTCGACGGATTTATTCGAGGACGAGACACTAGTGCATCATCTGCCCAAATTCCTTACCTGGCAAATATTTGAGATAGCCCCAGGTGAACACAGCCATAATCGTGTGATGATAGACGTGCAGGAATGACACCTGGTTCTGCTTCTTGCGTAGTACGAAGAACACCGTATCCATCAGTTCGACATGTTTCAGCACCATGTACCACCAGGTGCCATTCCAAATCTGTGGCGGGACGAGAGAAGATAACACTGATTAATTCGAATGCTCTCAGCAGCAGCCGCCGCGAAAGGAAAACCCCACCGCGGCGGCTGGAATGATAATTCCGCGAGATAATTATTATTGGATTATATTTGGGAAGAAAACACGAAAACAAACGTGGTGGCTTCAAGGCGGTGCACCTATGGGCGTTGTGTGGCATTAATTGGTCAAAAGTCAATGTTTAACATTGTGATGTAACAACTGCCATTTTACGTATTAGTTGTCCCATGCTACTTTTTGACAATTTCGGATTTTTTGCGCAAGGCGCTCTATTTATACATATATTTTCATATATGTAGCAttaaaaaaataacatactttgttcgaagaaTCAATGAAAAGCAGTCAAATCAAATTGTtccactgttgaatttctacgcataacagtcccactataaaatGTATACGCAAAATCGATGCATTAGATATTGTTAGTTTCTTACTTTATTCTATAGCAATAATATTTCAAATGCTCTTCTTTTATGACGTTTCAGCTGGAACATAGCTTGCTTTCCACTTGAATGAAAACTGTGGCTTCTTCACAGCTATctgcagggatgttttcgatcacctggcaatcgtgtGAAATGtgaatgttcggcaaagttgtagattagtgtttttcctacaattataatCGCCTGCCTATTTTCCGGCACATAAAAGAGGACACTTGCAGCTTTCAGATAAGATCAAATATAAAATAAACTCGCAAGCAAAAGGCGCATTTTAAAATGAAAGTTTCCTATTTATTGTCGTACAATTTTCAAGAACGCGGTGAATTAATGAGTGAGTGAATTGATTCTTACCTATCCATTCACTCATTTATATCACGAAAGACTGCAACaaaaaatcgacatttccttAAAATACACAACAAAAACCAAACACCGAGGCCTTTAAATAACATCCAATTCTTGAGAAACCTAGTTGATGAACATGTTGTTGAGTTGGTGAATGAGTATTCCAGTGAGTGGGATGAAGATATCGAGTTGATGAGTTAgtgggggtctccagttggcctagtggttaaggctatggatcgcgaatccggagatggcgggttcaattcccgttccggtcgggaaaatttactcgactccctgggcatagtgtatcattgtacacaatgtacaaattcatgcattggtaggcaaagaaaatccttcatttaataacagtggaagtgctaaaagaacactaagtagaagtgaggcaggccaaatcccagtAGGGAcagatccataaagaagaagaagaagaagaagaaaaagaagaagagttAGTGAGTCTGTAAGTTTTATCGCACTACATACTGCTCAATCTCAATGACAGCACCACCCAGGGATCAGAAGAAAAGCGTTTTTTACGTAGCCAGAAGTGAAGCGGTACAGCATGAAAATccacccagtaaacattttggtatgtataatttgtgttatacactactatataagaacctttttaatcgtataaactgcacaaaactgctatatacgtaccaaagtagAGGCCTTATACATACTTCTAACGGCATTTAgcgatttcatatgatcatcattacgatgtcccaaataatcgatcgaaagaataaaatacgacttcgggtgatatgtaatacgatgtccgaaattagctataaaaaaaagttgacacctagcctagaacacggcacctcgagattgtgagtctaagcTCATATcattgtactaactgatctgccttgagAAGAGTGCAAATTTTGGCCAATATAAACTTAAGCTTTCTAAACCACCCATAAAACATGCCTTTGCCAGTCTTCCTACATGAATGCTGATATGAGGATTGGGCTGCATTTTTTTCCTAAGTCATTACGATTCCATTTATTAAAATGCTGTACTGATATAAAGCATACCTAATGATGAGTTGTCAATTTATATACAACTCGTAGCGAGTTGGATTTGCACTCATTACGATATGTTCTGTTTACAACATTAGACCCGCATCGAGTGTACGTTTCGACGACgtcgtgtcgtcgtcgtcgtcgcgggaaaAATTTACTGCTCATGTAGGAATAATTGTGAGACAAATGTCTTCATTCGGTAACTATGAACACTCCCAAAGATTGCCCGAATATCATTATTGGTTGACAGAATGTTCCAGTCCCAAAACATAATCAGCGGCCAGGCGGTGATGAGCAAGGCAAGTGGGAtgcttttttaattttgcatccaACACCACCCAATAACCTCGTCGCGGTGCCGAAATTCATTAAGTCGTTACGATTCCCAACAAAACCTTACTTACATTACATATGACTTGTAAGCGTAGGCAAACAGCGACGACTTCAATTAGCGCTATTTATGACTTGCTCTATACACAACAAAATTACTATAAAACAAATCGCAGCAgcgatttatatacaattgggCTTTACATTTTATCACAAGATTCAACGGTTTTTACGATTTCGATTTCTGACCGCGAgatatacgattttgaatgcacttcccattacgatgtgtggtttactggGCAATATACTGAGAATTGTTAACAGTTGACTGATTGGATCCCATGCATTTGAACCAATGAAATGATGTCTCCATACCAACGAGCACAATGTTATTATTGCCAGCAACTGGGGTCAGAGCGTTTGAACGGATGAGATCCACATTCGATCTAAGCCATTAACACattcactcacttactcactaattGGCTCACTAAATCAATCGATCATCCGCCCGCTCACTAATCAACTCACTCACTCATTAAATTATTAACTCAGGACatcactcatttactcacaccTTCATTCACTAACAGGCTTATCCAGGCACTACTTCACTTATTCACTAGCTCAGTCTCTACTCACTTGTTCATCAGCTCACTCACTTATCAACTCGGTTACTAATCAATATTTCAACTCACTGCGTCACTAATAACTTATTACATCACTCACTAACAGGTTCACCCACTTACTAACTCACGCACTTAGCAACACACACTATCATTGAATTATTGACTCACTACTCACAACTCATTACACTATTCATTACATAACTCAATACAGAACTACAATACTCACCAACAGGCTCACTCACTTGCTAACTTATGTACTTGGCAAGTCACTCACTCATTAAATTATAGACTCACTACATCACGCACTAGCTCACTCATATACTCATTTTTACCcacacattcactcactaacTGACTTACGAACTCACTAATCCACTAACTCACTAACTCCTCACTCGCTCACTCgctcactcactcatttacttATTATTATCTCATTAACAGGCTCACTAATTCACTCATTTACCCACTAACAGAGTAGCTCATTAACAGACTCACTAACATTCTCATTAATTCTTTTACTTACTCCCTCACTCGCACACTCACTAAGTCATCAACTCACTtatataaggagtgtatcgaaaattaactataaacgctCACAACAGATTTAAAAATAATCTATCAAAAATAATTTTtagagatactatataaatcttaaaaaaataatgattttccaGAAATAATCATATAACT contains the following coding sequences:
- the LOC109622324 gene encoding elongation of very long chain fatty acids protein AAEL008004, producing the protein MTSYVVSFSSQYENITKGADPIIDNWFLMSNPVPVLSIAACYLLFVLHYGPRWMENRKPFVLKNTLIAYNAAQVVFSTLLCVQPFFIGGLHRALNVSCNANAVVDRDLQLTIWNGTWWYMVLKHVELMDTVFFVLRKKQNQVSFLHVYHHTIMAVFTWGYLKYLPGVQGAFLGILNSFVHIIMYTYYLIAAMGPRYHKYLWWKKYMTTIQLTQFGIMLVYLFLIISFQCSVPRSLTFFFVINVTIFLFLFWNFYRKAYNKEEKKMD